A genome region from Deinococcus sp. KNUC1210 includes the following:
- a CDS encoding DUF808 domain-containing protein — MSGGLVALLDDVAAIAKLAAASLDDIGAAAGKASMKAVGVVVDDTAVTPRYVAGLSPERELPIIWKIARGSLRNKIVFILPAALLLSQFLPWAITPLLMLGGSYLCFEGAEKVYEALRPQGAAHASAEPADEKTVVAGAVRTDFILSAEIMAISLGEVTDQPFLSRALILVVVALLITALVYGVVGLIVKMDDIGLKLAKTRSGTARLIGRGLVRGMPGVMALLSVVGTAAMLWVGGHIVLDGLEKFGFGWPAHTLHDLSHAAGHALPFAGGVVTWLVETLGSGLCGLLLGAIIVAALHLRPKNTELVLT, encoded by the coding sequence ATGAGCGGCGGCCTGGTCGCGCTCCTCGACGATGTGGCTGCCATCGCCAAACTCGCTGCCGCCTCGCTCGACGACATCGGTGCGGCGGCGGGCAAGGCGAGTATGAAGGCGGTCGGGGTGGTGGTGGACGACACGGCGGTCACGCCCCGGTATGTGGCGGGCCTGTCGCCAGAGCGCGAGCTGCCGATTATCTGGAAGATCGCGCGCGGCTCGCTGCGAAACAAGATCGTCTTCATCCTGCCCGCCGCGCTGCTGCTCAGTCAATTTCTGCCCTGGGCCATCACACCGCTGCTGATGCTGGGCGGCTCGTACCTGTGTTTCGAGGGCGCGGAAAAGGTCTACGAGGCTCTGAGGCCCCAGGGTGCGGCGCACGCATCGGCAGAGCCAGCCGACGAGAAGACAGTGGTGGCGGGCGCGGTCCGCACCGATTTCATCCTCTCGGCAGAGATCATGGCGATTTCACTGGGCGAGGTGACCGATCAGCCGTTTCTGAGCCGCGCCCTGATTCTGGTGGTGGTGGCCCTCCTGATCACGGCGCTGGTCTACGGGGTGGTCGGTCTGATCGTCAAGATGGACGATATCGGCCTGAAACTGGCAAAAACCCGCTCTGGAACGGCCCGCCTGATCGGACGGGGGCTGGTACGCGGCATGCCCGGTGTGATGGCGCTGCTGTCGGTGGTGGGAACGGCGGCGATGCTGTGGGTGGGCGGTCATATCGTACTGGACGGACTGGAGAAGTTCGGGTTCGGCTGGCCCGCCCATACGCTGCACGACCTGTCGCACGCAGCGGGCCACGCCCTCCCCTTCGCGGGCGGCGTGGTCACCTGGCTGGTCGAGACGCTCGGTTCCGGTCTGTGCGGGCTGCTGCTGGGGGCCATCATCGTGGCGGCGCTGCACCTGCGGCCCAAAAACACTGAGCTCGTCCTTACTTGA
- the acnA gene encoding aconitate hydratase AcnA gives MSKNLFGARDVLTERLGQKVYYYRLDKLKELGYDVDRLPISVRVLLESVLREANDYDVRQEDVHSVAGWKPVNEEIEIPFKPARVILQDFTGVPAVVDLAAMRTAMVALGGDPKKINPLIPVDLVIDHSVQVDEYGTDKALLDNMALEFERNNERYEFLRWGQQAFDNFGVVPPASGIVHQVNLEYLAKGVQSRPEAVEGEESGVVVYPDSLVGTDSHTTMINGIGIVGWGVGGIEAEAVMLGQPIYMLMPEVVGFKVTGAPREGVTATDVALTVTEMLRKAGVVGKFVEFYGAGLSNMTLPDRATIANMAPEYGATMGFFPVDEEALRYLRRTGRLPDEVELVELYYKAQNMFRTDETPDPVFSSTIELDLGSVVPSLSGPKRPQDRVALTDMKAVYHEALSAPIKARGFELPETALENTGTITGTDLKIGHGAVVLAAITSCTNTSNPSVLIAAGLVAKKAVELGLDSKPWVKTSLAPGSRVVTEYLEQAGLQTYLDQIGFNTVGYGCTTCIGNSGPLPDATVAAIQEGDLVAASVLSGNRNFEGRINPHIRANYLASPPLVVAYALAGTVDIDLTNDAIGTGKDGQPVYLKDLWPSNAEIQTVMDSAINAEMFRRVYDGIEQSNAQWNAIPVSGGELYAWNEDSTYIQNPPFFETLAGGAREIEDIRGARALVKVGDSVTTDHISPAGSFGAGSAAGKYLIERGVPQRDFNSYGSRRGNDRIMTRGTFANIRLKNQLAPGTEGGVTTDYTTSQVSSIFDASLNYKAAGIPLVVLAGKDYGMGSSRDWAAKGTMLLGVKAVIAESFERIHRSNLVGMGVLPLQYKAGETADSLGLTGEESFDFILPATLKPREDVTVRATDKDGKVTEFVATCRIDTPVEIDYYKNGGILQTVLRGILAKGAEVSA, from the coding sequence ATGTCGAAGAATCTGTTTGGGGCCAGAGACGTACTGACCGAGCGGTTGGGCCAGAAGGTGTACTACTACCGCCTGGACAAGCTGAAGGAACTGGGATACGACGTGGACCGCCTGCCCATTTCGGTGCGGGTGCTGCTCGAAAGCGTGCTGCGCGAGGCCAACGACTACGACGTTCGTCAGGAAGACGTGCACAGCGTGGCGGGCTGGAAGCCGGTGAATGAAGAGATTGAGATTCCGTTCAAGCCTGCCCGCGTGATCCTTCAGGACTTTACCGGCGTGCCTGCCGTGGTCGATCTGGCCGCCATGCGGACGGCGATGGTGGCCCTCGGCGGCGATCCGAAGAAGATCAACCCGCTGATCCCCGTCGATCTGGTGATCGATCACAGCGTTCAGGTCGATGAATACGGCACCGACAAGGCGCTGCTCGACAATATGGCGCTGGAGTTCGAGCGCAACAACGAGCGCTACGAGTTCCTGCGCTGGGGCCAGCAGGCCTTCGATAACTTCGGCGTCGTGCCGCCCGCGTCGGGCATCGTGCACCAGGTGAACCTGGAGTATCTGGCGAAAGGCGTTCAGAGCCGTCCGGAAGCGGTCGAGGGTGAAGAGAGCGGCGTGGTCGTGTACCCCGATTCGCTCGTTGGCACTGACTCGCACACCACCATGATCAACGGCATCGGCATCGTGGGCTGGGGCGTCGGCGGGATCGAGGCCGAAGCCGTCATGCTGGGCCAGCCGATCTACATGCTGATGCCCGAGGTGGTCGGCTTCAAGGTCACGGGTGCGCCCCGCGAAGGCGTGACCGCCACCGACGTGGCCCTGACCGTGACCGAGATGCTGCGTAAGGCGGGCGTGGTCGGCAAGTTCGTGGAGTTCTACGGCGCGGGCCTGTCCAACATGACGCTGCCTGACCGCGCCACCATCGCCAACATGGCCCCCGAGTACGGCGCGACGATGGGCTTTTTCCCCGTCGACGAAGAGGCGCTGCGCTACCTGCGCCGCACGGGCCGCCTGCCCGATGAAGTCGAACTGGTCGAGCTGTACTACAAGGCTCAGAACATGTTCCGCACCGACGAGACCCCCGATCCGGTGTTCTCCAGCACCATCGAACTGGACCTGGGCAGTGTAGTTCCCAGCCTGTCCGGACCCAAGCGCCCGCAGGACCGCGTGGCTCTGACCGATATGAAGGCCGTCTACCACGAGGCCCTGAGTGCGCCGATCAAGGCACGCGGCTTCGAGCTGCCTGAAACGGCACTGGAGAACACCGGCACCATCACCGGCACCGATCTCAAGATCGGCCACGGCGCGGTCGTGCTGGCCGCCATCACGAGCTGCACCAACACCAGCAACCCCAGCGTTCTGATCGCGGCGGGTCTGGTCGCCAAGAAAGCCGTGGAACTGGGCCTGGACAGCAAGCCCTGGGTCAAGACCAGCCTCGCGCCCGGCTCCAGAGTCGTGACCGAGTACCTGGAACAGGCCGGGTTGCAGACCTACCTCGACCAGATCGGCTTCAACACCGTGGGCTACGGCTGCACCACCTGCATCGGCAACAGCGGCCCGCTGCCCGACGCCACCGTCGCGGCCATTCAGGAAGGCGACCTGGTGGCAGCCAGCGTGCTGAGCGGCAACCGCAACTTCGAGGGCCGCATCAACCCTCATATCCGTGCCAACTACCTGGCGTCGCCGCCGCTGGTGGTGGCCTACGCCCTGGCGGGCACCGTCGATATAGACCTGACCAACGACGCCATCGGCACCGGCAAAGACGGCCAGCCGGTCTACCTGAAAGACCTGTGGCCCAGCAACGCCGAAATTCAGACGGTCATGGACAGCGCCATCAATGCCGAGATGTTCCGCCGGGTCTATGACGGGATCGAGCAGAGCAACGCCCAGTGGAACGCCATTCCGGTGAGCGGCGGCGAGCTCTACGCCTGGAACGAAGACAGCACCTACATCCAGAATCCGCCCTTCTTCGAGACCCTGGCAGGCGGTGCACGCGAGATCGAGGACATCCGGGGTGCGCGGGCGCTGGTCAAGGTGGGCGACAGCGTCACCACCGACCACATCTCCCCTGCCGGTAGCTTTGGCGCAGGCAGCGCGGCGGGCAAGTACCTGATCGAGCGCGGCGTGCCCCAGCGCGATTTCAACAGCTACGGATCACGGCGCGGCAACGACCGCATCATGACGCGCGGCACCTTCGCCAACATCCGCCTGAAGAACCAGCTCGCGCCCGGCACTGAGGGCGGCGTGACCACCGATTACACCACCAGTCAGGTCAGCAGCATCTTCGACGCCAGCCTGAACTACAAGGCCGCCGGCATTCCGCTGGTGGTGCTGGCGGGCAAGGATTACGGCATGGGCAGCAGCCGCGACTGGGCCGCCAAGGGCACCATGCTGCTGGGCGTGAAAGCCGTGATCGCCGAGAGCTTCGAGCGCATTCACCGCAGCAATCTGGTGGGCATGGGCGTGCTGCCGCTGCAGTACAAGGCGGGCGAAACCGCCGATTCGCTGGGCCTGACGGGTGAGGAGAGCTTCGATTTCATCCTGCCCGCCACGCTGAAACCCCGTGAAGACGTGACTGTTCGCGCCACCGACAAGGACGGCAAGGTGACAGAGTTCGTCGCCACCTGCCGCATCGATACGCCTGTCGAGATCGACTACTACAAGAACGGCGGCATCCTCCAGACGGTGCTGAGAGGCATTCTGGCGAAGGGCGCAGAAGTTTCGGCCTAA